In Mercenaria mercenaria strain notata chromosome 13, MADL_Memer_1, whole genome shotgun sequence, a single window of DNA contains:
- the LOC123528926 gene encoding uncharacterized protein LOC123528926 encodes MKACLRVNSTLADMHSIRNISRIVVELGLRRRANLKNWIKGTRQRKERLLQLNGQSQFAFVSGALSLKHLAICERNINTKKLSTILQSLSPTTGTSAKRPTPSAMPILSVTPAKSMSSSYVSSKTSKNGTLSTMTISSENTSLSTSQRGALPIPSIMSMTSTTSAKSVLSANASLSKPQRESTSARSTINSLVSNALALISNPPGNTVPGATGSKRSDSWIKIDAHECYVNHDVNNYTSAEKYCKRTLNASLMTFVSSIQYFQVLSQLNLSDGSYWIGANNNNNIYKPIECLSYHRYSNTMSISNCTRGMFSVCSRYINNVTEILESAAFRLLLKDMTVNKTDTSVNKRKRISMNTDHRWSVQAAGGISLFVICLTVTLPLMIDFTRLARYRKKRL; translated from the exons ATGAAGGCTTGTTTGAGAGTCAACAGCACTTTAGCTGACATGCATTCAATAAGGAATATCAGTCGTATTGTAGTTGAACTTGGTCTTAGGAGGAGAGCTAACCTGAAAAATTGGATAAAAG GAACCCGACAAAGGAAGGAGCGACTACTACAATTAAATGGACAGTCACAGTTTGCATTCGTATCAGGCGCCTTATCTTTAAAACATCTTGCAATTTGCGAACGAAATATAAATACGAAGAAGCTATCGACCATACTTCAATCTCTGTCACCAACTACAGGCACATCAGCAAAAAGGCCAACACCATCTGCGATGCCCATACTGTCAGTAACACCTGCAAAGTCAATGTCATCTTCTTACGTTTcttcaaaaacttcaaaaaacgGGACATTATCCACAATGACAATATCTTCTGAAAACACTTCATTATCAACATCACAAAGAGGGGCACTGCCAATACCATCTATTATGTCAATGACATCAACAACATCTGCAAAGTCAGTTTTGTCTGCAAATGCTTCATTATCAAAACCACAGAGGGAGTCCACAAGTGCGAGATCGACAATTAATTCACTGGTGTCAAACGCGTTAGCATTAATTTCCAACCCTCCAGGAAATACTGTCCCAGGGGCAACTGGATCAAAGAGAA GCGATTCCTGGATTAAAATAGACGCACACGAGTGTTACGTCAACCATGACGTAAATAACTACACTTCCGCTGAGAAATATTGCAAGAGAACATTAAATGCATCACTGATGACATTTGTCAGCTCGATCCAATACTTTCAAGTTCTGTCTCAGCTCAATTTAAGCGATGGCTCATACTGGATAGGAG caaacaacaacaataatatcTACAAGCCCATCGAATGCCTTTCATATCATAGATATTCAAACACAATGTCTATATCAAATTGTACCAGAGGAATGTTTAGTGTCTGCAGCAGGTATATAAACAATGTAACAGAAATACTGGAAAGCGCCGCATTCAGGCTACTACTAAAAGACATGACAGTGAACAAAACTGACACATCGGTTAATAAAAGGAAACGAATCAGCATGAATACTGACCACCGTTGGTCAGTGCAAGCTGCCGGTGGTATCAGCTTGTTTGTGATATGTCTTACGGTTACGCTTCCGCTAATGATAGATTTCACTAGGTTAGCTAGATACCGCAAGAAAAGACTTTAA